From the Ilumatobacteraceae bacterium genome, the window GCGGCGACGGCCGCCCGCGGCACCATCGACGCCATGAAGGTGGCCATGACCACCGCGATCAGGATCTGGATCAGATAGGTGATGTACGCGACGAGCGAACCGACCTGCATCTGTCCGTTGCTGATGCGGTCGGCCCCGATCCAGAGCACCGCCAAGCTGGAGATGTTGACGATGAAGCCAACGGTGGGAAACGTCGCCGCCATCAGCCGGCCGGTGCGCAGCGCCGTGTCGGTGAGTTCGTCGTTGGCGACCGCGAAGCGGGCCTGTTCCTGCGGTTCACGGACGAACGCACGGACCACCCGGATCCCGGTGATCTGTTCGCGCAGCACCCCGTTGACCCGGTCGACGCGCTCCTGCATCAGCTGGAACGCGGGCACCATCCGCGACACGATCAGGCCGAGCAGCAGCACGGCACCGGGCATGGCGAACAGCAGGATCACCGACAGGCCGACGTCTTCACGGACGGCGAGGACGATGCCGATCACCATCGTGAGCGGCGCGGCGATCATCATCGTCGCCGCGATCACGACGAGCATCTGCACCTGCTGGACGTCGTTGGTGATGCGGGTGATCAACGACGACGCCCCGAACTGGCCGACCTCGCGAGCGGAGTAGTCGGTCACCTGATGGAACAGGTCGCGTCGCAGGTCGCGCCCGAACCCCATCGCCGCCTTGGCGCCGAACCACACGGCCGCTGCCGCGAACAGGATCTGCACGACGCTGAACCCGATCATGATGCCGCCGGTGCGCCAGATGAACCCGTTGTCGCCGACGAGCACACCGTCGTTGATCAGGTCGGCGTTGAGCGCCGGGAGCGCGAGCGTCGCCGTGGTCTGGATCGCCTGGAGGACGACGACGACCCACAGCAGCCGCCGGTACGGGGCGAGGTGGGTCCGGAGCAGACGTCGGAGGCTCATCGCATCGCTCCGTTCAGGAACAGATCGACGATGTCGGCCGGCGGACGCGGCGTGTCGACCATGTGGGGATGTGACAGGGCGAGCGCCATCGCCCGCAACAGTCGAGCGGCGTCGGCGGGCGCCTCGCGCAGCCGCCCGGATTCGGTCGCGAGCAGCGCGATGAGCGCCGGGCTGTCGGGAAACGGACCCTTGCGCAACGCCGCGTGGCGGGCCGTGTCGAGTTGGGACACC encodes:
- a CDS encoding ABC transporter ATP-binding protein codes for the protein MSLRRLLRTHLAPYRRLLWVVVVLQAIQTTATLALPALNADLINDGVLVGDNGFIWRTGGIMIGFSVVQILFAAAAVWFGAKAAMGFGRDLRRDLFHQVTDYSAREVGQFGASSLITRITNDVQQVQMLVVIAATMMIAAPLTMVIGIVLAVREDVGLSVILLFAMPGAVLLLGLIVSRMVPAFQLMQERVDRVNGVLREQITGIRVVRAFVREPQEQARFAVANDELTDTALRTGRLMAATFPTVGFIVNISSLAVLWIGADRISNGQMQVGSLVAYITYLIQILIAVVMATFMASMVPRAAVAADRIVQVLDTDSSVRPPEHPVTEVPERGTLEFRDVAFRYAGAEQPVLGDISFRVAAGETTAIIGSTGAGKTTLVNLVARLFDATEGAVLVDGVDVRELDPDLLWGRVGYVPQQAFLFSGTVASNLRFGRPDATDDELWAALEVAQAAGFVQTMPDGLDSPIAQGGTNVSGGQRQRLSIARALVAQPEIHVFDDSFSALDLATDARLRAALQPVTREAAVLVVAQRVSTIRDADQILVIDDGRIVGRGTHADLVESCPTYAEIVASQLGEGAVA